The Sphingopyxis fribergensis DNA segment CGGCGACGTCATTCCGGGCCCCATGCTCGCGCACAAGGCGGAGGACGAAGGCATCGCCTGCGCCGAGAATATCGCCGGGCTGACCGGAATCGTGAATCACGACGTCATCCCGTCGGTCGTCTACACTTGGCCCGAAATCGCCGGCGTCGGCCTGACCGAAGAGCAGGCGAAGGAAAAGGGCGAGGTCAAGGTCGGCAAATTCCCGATGCTCGCAAACAGCCGCGCCAAGACCAACCACGAACCCGACGGCTTCGTAAAGGTGATCGCCGATGCCAAGACCGATCGCGTGCTGGGCGTTTGGTGCATCGCGAGCGTGGCGGGCACGATGATCGCGCAGGCGGCGCAGGCGATGGAATTCGGCGCGACGTCCGAAGACATCGCCTATACCTGCCACGCGCATCCGACGCACAGCGAAGCGATCAAGGAAGCCGCGATGGCGGTGACGGGCAAGCCGATCCACATCTGATACGTGACAAGGGGGGAGAGATTATGGCGAAGCATTGGCTCTGGGCAGCGGCTTCGCTCGCTCTCTCCCTTATCGCGACCGGGGCGCAGGCGGCACCCGACCTCAATACCGCGAATGCGCAGCTGACCGCGCTGCTGGACAAGAACTACCCGGCGCTCGATGCGCTTTATCGCGATCTCCACCAGAATCCCGAACTCGGGCTGCAGGAGGTCCGCACCGCGGGCATCCTCGCCCAGCAACTGCGCAAGGCGGGTTTCGCCGTGACCGAGAAGGTCGGCGGGACCGGCGTCGTCGGCGTGCTCAAAAATGGAGAAGGCCCAACCATCCTTATCCGCGCCGATATGGACGCGCTGCCGATGGAGGAAAAGACCGGGCTTGCCTGGGCGAGCAAGGCGCGCGCAACCTACGAGGGCAAGGATGTGCCCGTCATGCACGGGTGCGGGCACGACACGCATGTCGCCTATCTGGTCGGCGTCGCGCAGGCTTTGAGCGCGATGCGCGATAGCTGGTCGGGGACCGTCGTGTTGATCGGCCAGCCCGCCGAAGAGATTTTGAAGGGCGCGAAGGCGATGCTCGACGATGGGCTGCTGACGCGTTTTCCCAAGCCCGATTATGGCTTCGCCGCGCATGTGCTGAACGGCCCCACGGGAACGGTCGGGATCAAGGCGGGCACCGCTTTCTCGGCTTCCGACAGCTATTCGATCATTTTTCACGGCCGCGGCGGGCATGGCTCGATGCCCTCGATGGCGCTCGACCCGATCCCGATTGCGGCGCGCTTCGTCACCGATGTGCAGACGGTGATCAGCCGCGAAAAAGACCCGGCCGCGTTCGGCGTGCTGACGATCGGCGCAATCAACGCGGGCAGCGCGCCGAACATCATCCCCGACAGCGCGGAAGTGAAGGTCAATATTCGCTCGCTGACCCCCGAAGTGCGCCAGCTGCTGCGCTCGGGCGCCGAACGGTCGGCAAAGGCGGCGGCGATGATGGGCAACGCGCCCGAACCGACGATCACTTATCTGACCGGCACTGCCAGCCTTGTGAACGATGAATCGATGGCGGCGAACGGTTTTGCGACGCTGAAACCCGTGTTTGGCGACCGGCTGCTTTTCGCGCCTGCGAGCGCCGCCCCCGTTTCGGCGAGCGAAGATTATTCGGAGTTCGTCGATGCGGGCATACCGTCGCTCTATTTCGCGATCGGCGGTTACGATCCCGCCATGCTCGCCGACCTGAAGGCGAAGGGCCAGCCGGTGCCGACCAATCACTCGCCTTTCTTCGCGCCCAAGGCCGAGCCAGTGATCCGCAATGCCGTCGCCGCGATCGTTCTCTCGGTCATCGGCGGCGTGCGTCCCGACGCGAAATAGAGCCGAGCTTTGTTCGACATCGACAATGCGCTGATCGTCCGGTTGCTCGACCTTGTCGGCATCGGCGTCTTCGCGCTGTCAGGGGCGCTGATGGCTGTGCGGCTGCGGCAAACTTTGGTGACCGCCGCCTTCTTTGCGCTGGTGACGGGCGTCGGCGGCGGCAGCGTGCGCGACCTGTTGATCGGCGCGCCGGTCTTCTGGATTCAGGACGGCGCGATCGCCGCGGTATGCATCGCGATTGCATTAGTCGTCTGGATCACGCCCGAACGTTGGTGGCAGGGCCAATTGCTCGAATGGGCCGACGCGGTGGGGCTCGCCGCCTACGCCGTCTTTGGCACGGCAAAGGCGATCGCGTGGGGCGTGCCCCCGGCTCCGGCGCTGCTGATGGGCGTGATCACCGGATGCGTGGGCGGCACGATCCGCGACATATTGGCCGGCGTGCCCTCGATTATCGTGCGGCCGGAAGTCTATGTGACCGCGGCGGCACTGGCGTCGGGACTGTTCCTGCTGCTGCAATGGCTTGGCGCGGGGACGCCGGTTGCGGCGGTAACCGGCGCAGTCGCCGGGTTCATCCTTCGTGGCGCCGCGATCCGCTGGTCGCTTGCGCTGCCCGCCTATCGCGATCCCAAAAGCGGATAGGCCAAATCGGCTAGACTTGCCAAATCGCGAAACTCTGTCAGTTTCGCCTTATGAACAGTGATGTCAGCACCATCGCCCAACGGGTGCGCGACCAGGCGCGCGCCTTGCCCGACCTGTTCGGCCGCTTCGATTTCGACAAGGCGCCCGAACGCTGGGCGCCCGAAGCCGATGCGGTGAGCGAGCTCGGCCGTGTCCGCAGCATCGACCGTGCGGCCTATCTGGACGATCCCGACCTGCTTGCGCGGATCCGCGAATATACGATGCTCGGCGACCGGACGGGCGATGCCTATGCCGCGCTGATGCCAAGCCTCGGGTTCCAGCAGACCGTCGCGATGCTCGTCGATGCGTGCGACAAGGGAATCGATGCGGTTGCGGACGCGCCGCCCGAACTCGTGGCTCTCATCCGCGAGATGGAACAGAGGCCCGAATGGCTCGACATGCAATTGGTCGAGGAGGGCGCCGCCTATGAGCGCAACGCGACCGCGAACCTGTCGCCCTTCCTGATCCGCGGCGCATTCATCGCGACCTTCCTCAACAAATATTCGGCGCTGCCGATGGCGCTGACCGGGACGCTCGGCCAGGCGACGGCGGCGCGGCGAGTCAAGGAAACAGCGACCTTCTTTGCCACGACCGCGCTTCCCGGCGCGCTCGCCCGCTATGGACCGGGGTTCAAGGCGGCGGCGATGGTGCGGCTGATGCATTCGATGGTGCGTGTCAATGTGTTGTCGCGGCCGGGCATGTGGGACGCCAAAACCTATGGCATGCCGATCCCGCAGCTCGACCAGATGCCCGCGGGGCTGATCCCGGTTTATTTCCTGTCGCAGGAGGTGCTGGCAAAGGGGCGCACGCGCTTCACCCGGCTCGAACGTGCGCGCGTCGAGCTGGCGCGCTATCGTAGCTATCTGCTCGGGCTGCCCGAGGATTTGCTCGCCGACACACCGGAGGAGATCGTCCGCATCTGGCGCACGCGCAGCGCGACCTTGCGCTACGAATATGACGACCAGGTCTGCGGCGGGCTGCTCCGCGCGACGATGGACGCCGAGCTGTCGAAGGACAGGTCGCCAAAGGGGCAGGTCAAGCGCCGCCTCGAACATTCGGTCAGCCGCGTTTTCTTTGTGAAGGCATTTCTGGCCGGCGACGAGGATCGCGCCGCGAATGTCGGCGTGCCGGTGCGCCGCCGCGACCATCTTGTCTATGGCGCGACGATGCTCGGCATCGCGGGGCGCATGGCGGCGTACCGGGTCGCCTCGCGCCTGCCGGTGATCCGCCATCTCGCCGATCGCCGCCTTGTCTATCGGATCGAGCGCCAGCTCGCCGAATATGGCCGCGCCGAATTCATCTCCAACGCCGCGAATTACAAACCCGCGACGGCCAGCTAGGCTTTTCGAACCAAAGGATTTTCATGCAGACAGACCAGGCGGCCGTGAATGGCATCAGCATCACCTATGAAGACAAGGGGCCAAAGGGCGCGCCCGTCATCCTGTTGGTCATGGGGCTTGGCGGCCAATTGACGTTGTGGCCCGACGAGTTCGTCGATGCGCTGAACGAGCGCGGTTTCCGCACCATCCGCTACGACAATAGGGACGTTGGCCTGTCGACGCGCTTCGACGCCGAGGGCGTACCGAATGTCAAATGGATGATCGTGAAATCGGTGATCGGGCTGCCGATCCGGCCGGCTTACACGCTTGCCGATATGGCGGCGGACGGTATCGGCCTGCTCGATCATCTCGGTATCAAACGCGCGCACATCGTCGGTGTGTCGATGGGCGGCATGATCTCGCAGCATATCGCCGCGCGTTATCCGGAGCGCGTGCTGTCGCTGACCTCGGTGATGTCGACGACGGGCAACCGCCGCCTGCCGCGCGCGCAGAAACAGGCGATGCAGGTGCTCGCGAACCGCCCGATGAACGGCGACAAGGAGGCGCTGATCGCTTATTCGGTGGGCGCCGCACGCGTGATCGGCAGTCCCGGCTATCCGGCGGCCGAGGATCGGCTGCAACGCCGCGTGCGCGCCGATTTTGAACGCGGCTGGTATCCGCAGGGCGTTGCGCGGCAGATGGCGGCGATTGTCGCCGATGGCGACCGGCGTCCGATCCTGAAAGATATCAAGGCCCCGACGCTGGTGATCCACGGCGAGGATGATCCGCTGGTGCCGCTTCCGGGCGGGCGCGACACGGCGGCCAATATCGCGGGCGCACGGCTGCTGACGATCCCCGGCATGGGGCATGACCTGCCGCTCGGCCTGGTCGACACGATGGCGGACGCGATTGCCGAGCATGCGAAAGCGGTTGCGGTGCCAGCTTAGATAAAAGTCATGCGCCGCCGCGAAAGCGGGGGCCCATCTCCGGTCGGTGCTATTTCAAAACGGGCAGGAGATGTATCCCCGCCTTCGCGGGGATAGACAGTGGTCATTTCAGAAATAGCGCCATCGTCGCAAAGAACCCCTTCGCTTCGACCTGACCCGGCCGCGGTATGGCGGGCAGGTAGGCGCGGCAGTCGAGGCATGACGCTTGGATCGACCCCGCTTGGGTCAGCATCGTCAGATCCTGCACCAGCCGCCGCTCGGTGAGCTGGCGGTTCATTGCCGCGATGCCGAACCAGCCGCGCGGAAGCGCTGCGGTTTCTTCCTCGGCGCCCGACCAGCTTGCGAGCATTTTCGAAAATTCGCTCGGTTCGTCCTCGAAATATTTGGCGTGGAAATCGCCGTCGACCTTGGCGAGTTTCGCGGCGGCGGCGAGCGCGTCGGGCAGGCCGCCGAACTGGTCGATCAGGCCGATCTGCCGCGCGGTGCCGCCGGCCCAGACGCGCCCTTCGGCAATCGTGCGGACCTTCTCGATCGGCTGCTTGCGGCTTTTGGCGACAAGCCCGGTGAAGCGGCCATAGATGTCCTCGACGCTTGCCTGCGCCAGCGCGTTGAATTCGTCGTTCACGCCGCCAAACACGTCGGGCTGGCCCGACAGCGGCGTCGTCGCGATACCGTCGGCGTTGACCCCGATCTTGGCGAGCGCCTGGTCGAAGCTGGGCAGGATGCCGAAGACGCCGATCGATCCGGTGATCGTCTCGGGCTCGGCGAAGATGCGGTCGGCGGGGGTCGAAACCCAATAGCCGCCCGATGCCGCGACATTCGCCATCGAAACGACGATCGGCAGCTTCTTCGCCTTGGCGGCGAGCAGCGCCTGCCGGATTTCCTCGGACGCCAGCACCGACCCGCCGGGCGAATCGACGCGCAGCACGATCGCCTTGATGCTGCTGTCGGCGGCGGCGTCGAGGATATGCTGCGCCACGGTTTCGCCGCCCGCGACGCCGTTCGGCGCCTCACCATCGACGATCTCGCCGACGACGGGGACGACCGCGATCGCCGAGCCTTTCGTCGCGGGCGGGTTGGCGGCGACCCAGTTTTCGAGCGGGATCGCATTATATTCCCACGGCTTGCTGTCGTCGGCGGCGCCGCTGATCTCGGCGACGCGGCGGTCGAACGCCATGCGGCTGCCGAGCTTGTCGACAAGGCCGGCGTCGACCGACGCTTTCGACAGGTCGTTGCCCGCCGCTTTTACGGCGCCCGCCGTGTCGGCGATGAAGGCGTCGACCTTGGCCGCAGGGCGGGCCTTTTTGACGTCGGTCAGCCAATTGTCCCACAGCACGCTGGCATAGGCGAGGTCGGCTTCCTTCGCTTCGGGCGACTGGTCGCTGCGCAGATAGGGCTCGACCGCGCTTTTGAAGGTGCCGACGCGGTAGATGTGCGCGGTGATACCGAGGCGGTCCATCAGCCCCTTATAATAGAGGCGCGATCCACCCGGCCCTGCGATCGCGACGCCGCCGATGCTGTCCGCCCAGATTTCGCTGGCATGCGATGCGACCTGATAGCTGTCGGTGGTGTAGGCGGTGGCAAAGGCGAGCACGGGCTTTTTCTTCGCGCGCACCTTGTCGACCGCGGCGCCGATTTCGGCGAGCGACACCTGCCCGCCGCCGAGGAAGCGGTCGAGGTCGAGCACGACCGAGGTCACGCGCTTGTCGTCGGCGGCGACTTCCAGCGCATGGACGACGTCGCGGACGCGGATTTCCTTGAGCTGCGCGCTGCCCGACAGCGCGGCGAGCGTATCGACTTCGGCGGGTTGTTCGCTGACGATCCCGTCGAGTTCGACCAGCAATGCGCCCTCGCTGACCGGCAAGCCGGCATTGGGGCGTCCCGCGAGCAGCCCGAACAGCGCGACGAAAAACAACAGCAGAAAGATCAGCGCGAGCGCGTCCTTGATCCCGACGAGTAGGTTCCAGACCTTGCGCGGGAAGCTGGTCGTCGACTTCGGCTTGTCCTCGCCCGGTAGCGGACGACGGACGGGAATGGCCCAGGGGCCGGCGGGATCGTTGGGCGTGTTAGCGGTGCTATCGGTCATGTCCGCGAACCTAGGGATGCGCCCCGCCCTTGGCAATGCACGCTTCGACAGGCGGGCGGTGGCGCCATACCGGCGACGTCAGAGCCAGCCTTCGCGGCGATACCAGCGCACCGTTTCGGCGAGCGCGTCGTCGGTATCCTGCTCGGGCCGCCAGAGATCGGCGGGCGGGCATGCGCCCTCCGTCGCGACCCAGTCGGGATGCGCAATATAGCGCGCGCGGTCGGGGGTCAGCTTGGCGCGGCTGCGCCGCACGAGCTTGTCGAGCTGGCCGCCGGCCTTGAGGAGGAGGGCGGGGGTGGCGACCGTAGACAGCCGCTGCCGCCCCACGGCGCGCGCGACCGCGCGGGCGAAGCTGCGGTGCGACCAGCCGGTGGGCTTGCCATCGTCGGGTTCGTAAATCCGGCCGATGCTTGCCTCGCGGTCGGTCGCGAGCGTGACGAGCAGCCGCGCGAGTTCGTCGACATAGATTGCCGACATGCGCCCGCTCGGCACCAGCGCGATGCCGCGGCGCGCCATGCGAAACAGGTCGAGCATCTCGGTATCGCCGGGGCCAAAGACCGCGGGCGGGCGGACGATCGTCCAGTCGAGCCCGCTCGCCATGACCACCGCTTCGGCGCGTTCCTTCGACCAGCCATAGTTGGAGAGGTTCGGCTCGCGCGCCGCGAGCGACGACACATGGACGAAGCGCGTGATGCCGGCGCCGCGCGCGGCTTCGACGACATTGGCGGTCGCGGTTGCATTGCCGACCTCGAAGGCCGCCCGCGTGGGTACGTTGACCACGCCCGCGATGTGCATGACGACATCGGCGTCCGCCGCCATCTCGGTCAGGCTGGCGCGGTCGTCGAGTGCGCCCATGATCCATGTCACGCCCTCGCGTTCGGGCTGCAGCCGGCGGGTGAGGGCGCGGACATGCCACCCCGCCGCGACGGCATCGCGCATCGTCGCCCCGCCCACGAAGCCGGTCGCCCCGGTCATCGCGAGCACCCGTGTCATAGAAGGACCATATGGTCGCGGTGGACCATCGCGCTGCGCGGTGCATAGCCGAGCGCGGCTTCCTGGGCATCGCGGCCGAGGCCAACGATGCTGGCGGCGTCGGCGCCGGGATATTCGGAGAGGCCGCGCGCGATGACGCGCCCGTCGGGGCCGGCAATGTCGAGGATGTCGCCGCGCGCGAAACTGCCGCTGACTGCGGTCACGCCCGCGGCGAGCAGGCTCGCGCCGCCTTGCAGCGCCTTGGCGGCGCCTGCGTCGATCTCGATCCGGCCCTTCGCAGTCAAGCCGCCCGCGAGCCACGCCTTGCGCGCGCTCGCGCTCTTGTCGGCGACGAACAGGCTGTGCCGCGCTGCGGTCGACAGCGGCCGGTCGATGCGCCCCGATGCGATCGCGAGGTGCGCCCCCGCGGCATTGGCGATGCGCGCCGCCGCGATCTTCGACACCATGCCGCCCGACCCCATGCCCGATGCCGAGCCGGTGTCGGCCATCGCCTCGATGCTCGCGTCGATGCGCTCGACGCGCGCGATATGGACCGCGCCGTCCTGCGCGGGGTTGCGGTCGTAGAGCCCGTCGATGTCAGAGAGCAGGATGACGCCGCCCGCCGCCGCCGCCTGCGCGACGCGCGCGGCGAGGCGGTCGTTGTCGCCGAAGCGGATTTCCTCGGTCGCGACGCTGTCATTCTCATTGATGATCGGCACGACGCCGAGGCTGAGGAGCCGGTCGAGCGTCGCCGCGGCGTTGAGATAGCGGCGGCGATGCTCAAGATCGTCGAGCGTGACGAGCATCTGCGCTGCGGTCAATCCTTCGGCCCCGAGCACCTCGGCCCAGACCTGGCTCAGCGCGATCTGGCCGGTCGCCGCCGCCGCCTGCGCATCTTCGAGCGTCCCGCGCCCCCCCTTGGCCAGCCCCAGCCGCCGCGCCCCGAGCGCAATCGCGCCCGAGGATACGACCGCGACCTGCTGACCCACGCGTGCGCGTTCGGCGATGTCGGCGGCGATCCCGACGAGCCAGTCGCGCCGCACCGCGCCGTCCGGATCGACGAGCAAGGACGATCCGATCTTGACGATCAACCGGGGACAGGAGGCGGGGGCGAACAACATCCCGCCGCCGATAGCGCGCGGGCGCCGTCGCGCCAATGCTATTACGTTATCGCGCGCCGCCGAAGGTGTAGCTGAGCGCGAGCCCCACCGATGGTTGGTCGCGCGATCCAAGCTCGCGTGTCACCGGCGAGTCCGCGGCATCGCCGACGAGCCGGTCGTAGCGGCCATAGACCGCGACGCCCCAGCGCTTGTCGAGCATGCGGTGATAGCCCGCGGTTAAGCCGACTGACTGGATGCCGCTGCCCGGATCATAAGCGGGAAGGCCCGATGTCAGGGAGGCCGCGGGCGTGACGCCGAAATAAGCGCGCGTGTATTTCGCGTCGCCGAGCGTTACGCGCGGGCCGATCGAGAAAAGCCAGTCGTCGCCCTGCCGCGCGACATAGTCGGCGCTGACTTCGCCGGTCCAGCCCTTGTGACCGCTCAGGCCCTTGCGACCCTCGAGGCGGACGCGGAGGGCGGGGGTCAGATGGACCTGCCCGAACGCGCCGGCTTCGATCGACAAGCCGACCTTGGGAAGGTCGGCGCCGATATCGGCGGCGGTGCGCTTGCCGATGAAGCCGAACGCGGGGCCAAAGGCGAAATTGCCCGCGTGGAGCACCGGCGAACCGA contains these protein-coding regions:
- a CDS encoding amidohydrolase, whose amino-acid sequence is MAKHWLWAAASLALSLIATGAQAAPDLNTANAQLTALLDKNYPALDALYRDLHQNPELGLQEVRTAGILAQQLRKAGFAVTEKVGGTGVVGVLKNGEGPTILIRADMDALPMEEKTGLAWASKARATYEGKDVPVMHGCGHDTHVAYLVGVAQALSAMRDSWSGTVVLIGQPAEEILKGAKAMLDDGLLTRFPKPDYGFAAHVLNGPTGTVGIKAGTAFSASDSYSIIFHGRGGHGSMPSMALDPIPIAARFVTDVQTVISREKDPAAFGVLTIGAINAGSAPNIIPDSAEVKVNIRSLTPEVRQLLRSGAERSAKAAAMMGNAPEPTITYLTGTASLVNDESMAANGFATLKPVFGDRLLFAPASAAPVSASEDYSEFVDAGIPSLYFAIGGYDPAMLADLKAKGQPVPTNHSPFFAPKAEPVIRNAVAAIVLSVIGGVRPDAK
- a CDS encoding trimeric intracellular cation channel family protein; the encoded protein is MAVRLRQTLVTAAFFALVTGVGGGSVRDLLIGAPVFWIQDGAIAAVCIAIALVVWITPERWWQGQLLEWADAVGLAAYAVFGTAKAIAWGVPPAPALLMGVITGCVGGTIRDILAGVPSIIVRPEVYVTAAALASGLFLLLQWLGAGTPVAAVTGAVAGFILRGAAIRWSLALPAYRDPKSG
- a CDS encoding oxygenase MpaB family protein, giving the protein MNSDVSTIAQRVRDQARALPDLFGRFDFDKAPERWAPEADAVSELGRVRSIDRAAYLDDPDLLARIREYTMLGDRTGDAYAALMPSLGFQQTVAMLVDACDKGIDAVADAPPELVALIREMEQRPEWLDMQLVEEGAAYERNATANLSPFLIRGAFIATFLNKYSALPMALTGTLGQATAARRVKETATFFATTALPGALARYGPGFKAAAMVRLMHSMVRVNVLSRPGMWDAKTYGMPIPQLDQMPAGLIPVYFLSQEVLAKGRTRFTRLERARVELARYRSYLLGLPEDLLADTPEEIVRIWRTRSATLRYEYDDQVCGGLLRATMDAELSKDRSPKGQVKRRLEHSVSRVFFVKAFLAGDEDRAANVGVPVRRRDHLVYGATMLGIAGRMAAYRVASRLPVIRHLADRRLVYRIERQLAEYGRAEFISNAANYKPATAS
- a CDS encoding alpha/beta fold hydrolase; this translates as MQTDQAAVNGISITYEDKGPKGAPVILLVMGLGGQLTLWPDEFVDALNERGFRTIRYDNRDVGLSTRFDAEGVPNVKWMIVKSVIGLPIRPAYTLADMAADGIGLLDHLGIKRAHIVGVSMGGMISQHIAARYPERVLSLTSVMSTTGNRRLPRAQKQAMQVLANRPMNGDKEALIAYSVGAARVIGSPGYPAAEDRLQRRVRADFERGWYPQGVARQMAAIVADGDRRPILKDIKAPTLVIHGEDDPLVPLPGGRDTAANIAGARLLTIPGMGHDLPLGLVDTMADAIAEHAKAVAVPA
- the sppA gene encoding signal peptide peptidase SppA translates to MTDSTANTPNDPAGPWAIPVRRPLPGEDKPKSTTSFPRKVWNLLVGIKDALALIFLLLFFVALFGLLAGRPNAGLPVSEGALLVELDGIVSEQPAEVDTLAALSGSAQLKEIRVRDVVHALEVAADDKRVTSVVLDLDRFLGGGQVSLAEIGAAVDKVRAKKKPVLAFATAYTTDSYQVASHASEIWADSIGGVAIAGPGGSRLYYKGLMDRLGITAHIYRVGTFKSAVEPYLRSDQSPEAKEADLAYASVLWDNWLTDVKKARPAAKVDAFIADTAGAVKAAGNDLSKASVDAGLVDKLGSRMAFDRRVAEISGAADDSKPWEYNAIPLENWVAANPPATKGSAIAVVPVVGEIVDGEAPNGVAGGETVAQHILDAAADSSIKAIVLRVDSPGGSVLASEEIRQALLAAKAKKLPIVVSMANVAASGGYWVSTPADRIFAEPETITGSIGVFGILPSFDQALAKIGVNADGIATTPLSGQPDVFGGVNDEFNALAQASVEDIYGRFTGLVAKSRKQPIEKVRTIAEGRVWAGGTARQIGLIDQFGGLPDALAAAAKLAKVDGDFHAKYFEDEPSEFSKMLASWSGAEEETAALPRGWFGIAAMNRQLTERRLVQDLTMLTQAGSIQASCLDCRAYLPAIPRPGQVEAKGFFATMALFLK
- a CDS encoding NAD-dependent epimerase/dehydratase family protein, which gives rise to MTGATGFVGGATMRDAVAAGWHVRALTRRLQPEREGVTWIMGALDDRASLTEMAADADVVMHIAGVVNVPTRAAFEVGNATATANVVEAARGAGITRFVHVSSLAAREPNLSNYGWSKERAEAVVMASGLDWTIVRPPAVFGPGDTEMLDLFRMARRGIALVPSGRMSAIYVDELARLLVTLATDREASIGRIYEPDDGKPTGWSHRSFARAVARAVGRQRLSTVATPALLLKAGGQLDKLVRRSRAKLTPDRARYIAHPDWVATEGACPPADLWRPEQDTDDALAETVRWYRREGWL
- the proB gene encoding glutamate 5-kinase; amino-acid sequence: MLFAPASCPRLIVKIGSSLLVDPDGAVRRDWLVGIAADIAERARVGQQVAVVSSGAIALGARRLGLAKGGRGTLEDAQAAAATGQIALSQVWAEVLGAEGLTAAQMLVTLDDLEHRRRYLNAAATLDRLLSLGVVPIINENDSVATEEIRFGDNDRLAARVAQAAAAGGVILLSDIDGLYDRNPAQDGAVHIARVERIDASIEAMADTGSASGMGSGGMVSKIAAARIANAAGAHLAIASGRIDRPLSTAARHSLFVADKSASARKAWLAGGLTAKGRIEIDAGAAKALQGGASLLAAGVTAVSGSFARGDILDIAGPDGRVIARGLSEYPGADAASIVGLGRDAQEAALGYAPRSAMVHRDHMVLL
- a CDS encoding MipA/OmpV family protein; amino-acid sequence: MSVGPYIDVSRTRASEFAFEAPDESIGSPVLHAGNFAFGPAFGFIGKRTAADIGADLPKVGLSIEAGAFGQVHLTPALRVRLEGRKGLSGHKGWTGEVSADYVARQGDDWLFSIGPRVTLGDAKYTRAYFGVTPAASLTSGLPAYDPGSGIQSVGLTAGYHRMLDKRWGVAVYGRYDRLVGDAADSPVTRELGSRDQPSVGLALSYTFGGAR